A single genomic interval of Nitrosomonadales bacterium harbors:
- a CDS encoding DUF2924 domain-containing protein: MTTHAPLPDTATVSARIAQLSLLPMDSIWALWDEHFDQRPNHHHRTWLESRLAYKLQERIFGGLKVSVRRKLESIGETGVLPKNLQREADRLLPGTILTRIYDDVEHHVLVRGVRDFEYRGQRFTSLTAVAKVITGCPWSGPLFFGLKTRSKQEAP, translated from the coding sequence ATGACGACACACGCACCGCTGCCCGATACAGCAACAGTCTCGGCCCGCATCGCACAACTTTCCCTGTTGCCCATGGACAGCATTTGGGCATTGTGGGACGAGCATTTCGATCAGCGACCGAATCACCATCACCGTACCTGGCTGGAGAGCCGACTGGCTTACAAGCTCCAGGAGCGGATCTTCGGCGGTCTCAAGGTATCGGTACGGCGCAAGCTGGAGAGCATCGGCGAGACCGGAGTGCTGCCCAAGAATCTTCAGCGCGAAGCCGATCGCCTCCTGCCGGGCACCATCCTGACGCGCATCTATGATGATGTCGAACACCATGTTCTGGTGCGCGGCGTGCGCGACTTCGAATACCGGGGGCAGCGTTTCACGAGCCTGACGGCGGTGGCCAAGGTGATCACCGGATGCCCATGGTCAGGTCCGCTGTTTTTCGGACTCAAGACGCGCAGTAAGCAGGAGGCACCATGA
- a CDS encoding recombinase family protein has translation MRANRTMATPSQPIVPKKRCAIYTRKSTDEGLDQEYNSLEAQRDAGLAFVASQRHEGWVAVGDGYDDGGYSGGNLDRPGLKRLMADIEAGEVDIVVVYKIDRLTRALSDFAKLVDVFDRNGVSFVSVTQQFNTTTSMGRLTLNILLSFAQFEREVTGERIRDKIAASKARGMWMGGMPPLGYDVVERKLIVNAAEAELVRGIFCRYAEHGSAAQLVRELAIEGQTTKSWVTQGGLHRPGRPIDQQYLFAMLRNRIYLGEMVHKGESYPGQHQAIVSSELWNAVHAFIERRKQGPREHRTEHPALLAGLLFAPDGQRMIHHFTKKKNGRLYRYYVPYLHKRRNAGATLQPGTEDIGALPAAEIETAVLEQIHLALRSPEMLVATWRACQRHPAGADLDEAHVLIAMQRIGAVWEQLFPIEQQRITQLLIERIQVHGQGLDILWREDGWIGLGADIARHPLVEEMKESPEESYA, from the coding sequence ATGAGAGCGAACCGCACCATGGCGACGCCTTCGCAGCCTATCGTCCCCAAAAAACGCTGCGCCATCTATACGCGCAAATCCACCGACGAAGGACTGGACCAGGAGTACAACAGCCTGGAAGCGCAGCGGGATGCCGGCTTGGCATTTGTCGCCAGCCAGCGTCACGAAGGATGGGTTGCTGTTGGTGATGGCTATGACGACGGTGGCTACTCCGGCGGCAACTTGGATCGTCCCGGCCTCAAACGCCTCATGGCCGATATCGAGGCCGGCGAGGTCGATATTGTCGTGGTGTACAAAATCGATCGCTTAACCCGAGCCTTGTCAGACTTTGCCAAACTGGTCGACGTGTTCGACCGCAACGGGGTGTCGTTCGTCTCTGTCACCCAGCAGTTCAATACCACCACCTCCATGGGGCGGCTCACACTCAACATCCTGCTGTCCTTCGCGCAGTTCGAGCGCGAGGTCACCGGCGAGCGCATCCGCGACAAGATCGCCGCGAGCAAGGCCAGAGGCATGTGGATGGGCGGTATGCCACCACTCGGCTACGACGTCGTCGAGCGAAAGCTGATCGTCAATGCCGCCGAAGCCGAGCTGGTGCGCGGCATCTTCTGCCGATATGCCGAGCATGGTTCTGCGGCGCAGCTTGTCCGTGAGCTTGCCATCGAAGGCCAGACCACGAAGTCCTGGGTCACGCAGGGTGGCCTGCATCGCCCTGGTCGCCCGATCGATCAGCAATACTTGTTCGCCATGCTGCGCAACCGCATCTACCTTGGCGAGATGGTGCACAAGGGCGAGAGTTATCCGGGGCAGCACCAAGCGATCGTTTCTTCAGAGCTCTGGAATGCCGTCCACGCTTTCATCGAACGGCGGAAGCAGGGCCCGCGCGAGCATCGCACCGAACACCCAGCATTGCTGGCTGGTCTGCTGTTTGCACCCGATGGGCAGCGCATGATTCACCATTTCACCAAGAAGAAAAACGGACGGCTCTACCGCTATTACGTGCCCTACCTGCACAAGCGGCGCAATGCCGGGGCCACATTGCAGCCCGGTACGGAAGATATCGGGGCCCTCCCAGCTGCCGAGATCGAGACTGCAGTCCTCGAACAAATTCACCTGGCGCTCCGCTCGCCGGAGATGCTCGTCGCCACCTGGCGTGCTTGCCAGAGGCATCCTGCCGGCGCAGATCTTGACGAAGCGCATGTGCTGATCGCGATGCAGCGAATCGGCGCAGTGTGGGAGCAACTTTTCCCGATTGAGCAGCAACGTATCACGCAGCTTTTGATCGAGCGCATCCAAGTGCACGGGCAAGGGTTGGACATCCTTTGGCGCGAGGATGGGTGGATCGGCCTGGGGGCGGACATTGCACGGCATCCTCTGGTCGAGGAAATGAAGGAATCCCCGGAGGAGTCTTACGCATGA
- a CDS encoding helix-turn-helix domain-containing protein has product MPTPASNIPRSSHPAINSLAPGDRRVLNENELAQRWGLSPKTLQRWRSEGRGPRYLKLSKRVSYPLEAVIDFEYSALHDSTSERVAKSGGQA; this is encoded by the coding sequence ATGCCGACACCGGCAAGCAACATCCCTCGGTCGTCCCACCCGGCGATCAACAGCCTGGCACCTGGCGACCGCCGGGTCCTGAACGAAAACGAGCTTGCACAGCGTTGGGGTCTCAGCCCCAAAACTTTGCAGCGCTGGCGCAGCGAAGGTCGCGGACCTCGCTACCTCAAGTTGTCGAAAAGAGTCAGCTATCCCCTCGAAGCCGTCATCGACTTCGAATATAGCGCGCTGCACGACTCGACCTCCGAGCGCGTGGCGAAGTCAGGAGGGCAAGCATGA
- a CDS encoding ATP-binding protein: MSLPIISADERMRERHSAKVGLVGFPGVGKTTQLKTLPADSTLFVDLEAGDLSVRDWPGDTVRPRTWQEFRDLVVFLAGPMPTATAEQAFSQAHFEHVCTRYGDPAQLAKYDTYFVDSLTVLSRLCFAWCKTQPQAFSEKNGKPDSRGAYGLLGQEMITALTHLQHVRDKHVIYVAILEEKTDDFNRRYYQLQLEGSKTALELPGVLDEVVTLAILKADDGTTYRGFVTRADNTFGYPSKDRSGRLDAIEEPDLGKLIQKCLGTQSN, translated from the coding sequence ATGTCTCTACCCATCATTTCAGCCGACGAACGGATGCGCGAGCGGCATAGCGCCAAGGTCGGCCTGGTTGGTTTTCCCGGCGTCGGCAAGACCACCCAACTCAAGACCCTGCCGGCCGATTCCACACTGTTCGTTGATCTCGAGGCTGGTGATCTCTCGGTGCGCGACTGGCCGGGTGACACCGTGCGGCCGCGCACTTGGCAAGAGTTCCGCGATCTTGTGGTGTTCCTCGCCGGCCCCATGCCGACCGCCACCGCTGAACAGGCGTTTTCGCAGGCTCACTTCGAGCATGTCTGCACCCGGTATGGCGACCCGGCACAACTGGCCAAATACGACACCTATTTCGTCGACAGCCTGACCGTGCTCTCGCGCTTGTGCTTCGCCTGGTGCAAGACCCAGCCGCAGGCCTTCAGCGAGAAGAACGGCAAACCGGATAGTCGTGGCGCTTACGGCCTGCTGGGCCAGGAAATGATCACGGCGCTCACGCACCTGCAACACGTCCGGGACAAACACGTCATCTACGTCGCCATCCTCGAGGAGAAGACCGATGACTTCAACCGGCGCTACTACCAGCTGCAACTGGAAGGCAGCAAGACCGCACTGGAGTTACCGGGTGTCCTTGATGAGGTCGTGACCCTGGCCATTCTCAAGGCCGACGACGGCACGACCTACCGGGGGTTTGTCACCCGAGCCGACAACACCTTCGGCTACCCGAGCAAGGACCGTAGTGGCCGCCTCGACGCTATCGAGGAGCCGGATCTCGGCAAGCTCATCCAGAAATGCCTCGGCACCCAGAGCAACTGA
- a CDS encoding DNA-binding protein: MNPSSITDVLGECLVDASEAAHCLNLPRYLLTHPKERQRLGIPHYRVGKLVRFKLQELEAWMLAQGGASNA; encoded by the coding sequence ATGAACCCTTCATCCATCACCGATGTGCTGGGTGAGTGCTTAGTTGATGCAAGCGAGGCGGCTCATTGCTTGAATCTGCCGAGGTACTTGCTCACTCATCCCAAGGAGCGTCAGCGGCTTGGCATACCGCATTACCGGGTCGGCAAACTCGTGCGCTTCAAATTGCAGGAGCTGGAAGCCTGGATGCTGGCACAGGGGGGCGCGTCGAATGCTTGA
- a CDS encoding helix-turn-helix domain-containing protein: MVEWTMEDVAARFSEAAETGRRLPRVRVQGYFNVWPAFAREVWESCPDDEHVYRPLPPTPQAIDRMMETMQWVQWLEVEQRHLVWMRAKQYEWKVICRRFGCERTTAWRRWQRALQIVAERLNEQAHRAVVF; this comes from the coding sequence ATGGTTGAATGGACAATGGAGGATGTGGCAGCCCGCTTTTCCGAGGCGGCAGAGACCGGACGGCGACTGCCTCGCGTCAGGGTGCAGGGCTACTTCAATGTCTGGCCTGCCTTCGCTCGGGAGGTATGGGAGTCCTGCCCCGATGACGAGCACGTCTACCGACCCTTGCCGCCCACCCCGCAGGCCATCGATCGAATGATGGAGACGATGCAGTGGGTGCAATGGCTCGAGGTGGAGCAGCGACACCTTGTCTGGATGCGGGCCAAGCAATACGAGTGGAAAGTCATCTGTCGTCGCTTTGGTTGTGAGCGGACGACGGCGTGGAGACGGTGGCAACGGGCACTGCAGATCGTTGCTGAACGACTCAACGAGCAGGCTCATCGCGCGGTAGTGTTTTGA
- a CDS encoding site-specific DNA-methyltransferase: MTENLRVEYRKVETLIPFARNPRTHSDAQIAKLAASIVEFGWTNPVLVDGSHGIIAGHGRLAAARKLGLSEVPVIELGHLSPAQKRAYVIADNRLALDAGWDEEMLALELAELSEAGYDLMLTGFSNEEIEDLLVDGGEGTAEESSADSDDAADEVPDTPVNPVSSPGDVWQLGAHRVICGDAADAAVIAALMAGDKAALCFTSPPYGNQRDYTNTIIDWDALMRGVFSNLPMAPNGQVLVNLGLIHRDNEVILYWDAWLDWMRTQGWRRFAWYVWDQGPGLPGDWNGRLAPSFEFVFHFNRQARQANKIMPCKFAGQETHLRKDGSSTAMRKKDGTIGGWTAAGTPTQDTKIPDSVIRIMRHKGKIGQEIDHPAVFPVALPEHILETYTDDGDIVFEPFCGSGTTLLAAQRTGRVVRATEIAPEYVDVTIKRFQQNFPEVPVTLVTTGQTFGAVAAERLGAPA, encoded by the coding sequence ATGACCGAAAACCTGCGCGTCGAGTACCGGAAGGTCGAGACGCTGATCCCGTTCGCCCGCAATCCGCGCACGCATTCCGATGCGCAGATCGCCAAGCTAGCGGCCAGCATCGTCGAGTTTGGCTGGACCAACCCGGTCCTGGTGGATGGTAGCCACGGAATCATTGCCGGCCACGGTCGCCTGGCAGCTGCGCGCAAGCTCGGCCTGTCCGAGGTGCCGGTCATCGAACTCGGTCACCTTTCGCCGGCACAGAAGCGCGCCTACGTGATCGCTGACAACCGCCTGGCACTCGATGCGGGATGGGATGAAGAGATGCTGGCGCTGGAACTGGCCGAGTTGTCCGAGGCGGGTTACGACCTGATGCTGACCGGATTCTCCAACGAGGAAATTGAAGACTTACTGGTGGATGGCGGGGAAGGAACGGCCGAGGAGTCCTCGGCTGATTCCGACGATGCTGCCGACGAGGTACCCGATACGCCGGTCAATCCGGTATCGAGTCCCGGCGACGTCTGGCAACTGGGTGCGCATCGCGTGATCTGCGGTGATGCCGCCGATGCCGCCGTGATCGCTGCTTTGATGGCCGGCGACAAGGCTGCGCTGTGCTTCACCTCTCCGCCCTATGGCAATCAACGGGACTACACCAACACCATCATTGATTGGGATGCCCTGATGCGCGGCGTTTTCTCCAACCTGCCGATGGCTCCGAACGGCCAGGTGCTGGTCAATCTCGGGCTGATCCACCGCGACAACGAGGTCATCCTGTACTGGGATGCTTGGCTCGACTGGATGCGTACCCAGGGCTGGCGACGTTTTGCCTGGTACGTCTGGGACCAGGGGCCGGGATTGCCCGGCGACTGGAATGGTCGGCTGGCACCTTCGTTCGAGTTTGTCTTCCACTTCAACCGCCAGGCACGGCAGGCCAACAAGATCATGCCCTGCAAGTTCGCCGGTCAGGAAACCCATCTGCGCAAGGACGGCAGTTCCACGGCCATGCGCAAAAAAGATGGAACGATCGGTGGCTGGACAGCTGCCGGCACGCCCACGCAGGACACCAAGATTCCCGATTCCGTGATTCGCATCATGCGGCACAAGGGCAAGATCGGACAGGAAATCGATCACCCGGCGGTATTCCCGGTGGCCTTGCCAGAGCACATTCTGGAAACCTACACCGACGATGGCGACATCGTGTTCGAACCATTCTGCGGATCAGGCACCACGCTGCTTGCTGCGCAACGCACTGGCCGCGTAGTGCGGGCCACCGAGATTGCGCCCGAGTATGTTGATGTGACCATCAAACGTTTCCAGCAGAATTTCCCGGAGGTGCCGGTCACGCTGGTGACCACTGGGCAGACCTTTGGTGCAGTTGCCGCAGAACGATTGGGAGCACCCGCATGA
- a CDS encoding site-specific DNA-methyltransferase: MTISWLADKIEQWPTAKLVPYARNARTHSDAQVAQIAASIAEFGFTNPILAGGDGIIVAGHGRLAAAQKLGIAVVPVVILDHLTPTQRRALVIADNRIAENAGWDDAMLQVELAALQDDNFDLSLTGFDADALADLLAGEETTTEGDTDEDAVPEDTGPVVSRAGDVWLCGEHRVLCGDSTDADAYAALLGDEIADMVFTDPPYNVNYANSAKDKMRGKDRAILNDNLGDGFYDFLLAALTPTVAHCQGGIYVAMSSSELDRLQAAFRAAGGHWSTFVIWAKNTFTLGRADYQRQYEPILYGWPEGADRHWCGDRDQGDVWQIKKPQKNDLHPTMKPVELVERAIRNSSRPGDVVLDPFGGSGTTMIAAHKSGRKARLIELDPKYVDVIVRRWQDYAGAKAIRLSDGVAFDALSVGGELRQEVAAGDVGAVSDVAEFTGVIGEDDPAD; encoded by the coding sequence ATGACGATTTCCTGGCTGGCCGACAAGATCGAGCAGTGGCCGACGGCCAAGCTGGTGCCCTATGCCCGCAACGCCCGGACGCACTCGGATGCGCAAGTGGCACAGATCGCTGCGTCGATTGCCGAGTTCGGATTCACCAATCCGATCCTGGCCGGTGGCGATGGCATTATCGTGGCCGGGCATGGCCGTCTGGCTGCGGCCCAGAAACTTGGCATCGCTGTCGTGCCAGTTGTGATCCTTGATCACCTGACACCGACGCAGCGTCGCGCCCTAGTAATCGCGGATAACCGGATTGCCGAAAACGCCGGCTGGGACGATGCCATGCTCCAGGTCGAACTGGCCGCACTGCAGGATGACAACTTCGACCTGTCCCTGACCGGCTTCGATGCCGATGCCCTGGCCGACCTGCTCGCCGGTGAGGAAACGACCACCGAAGGCGATACCGACGAGGATGCCGTTCCGGAAGACACTGGCCCCGTTGTATCCAGGGCTGGCGATGTCTGGCTCTGCGGGGAGCACCGCGTGCTCTGCGGGGACTCGACTGATGCCGATGCCTACGCAGCTTTACTGGGCGACGAGATCGCCGACATGGTATTTACGGATCCGCCGTACAACGTCAATTACGCCAACTCGGCCAAGGACAAGATGCGCGGCAAGGATCGCGCGATCCTCAACGACAACCTGGGCGACGGGTTCTACGATTTCCTGCTGGCGGCACTGACACCCACCGTGGCGCATTGCCAGGGCGGCATCTACGTGGCCATGTCGTCGAGCGAACTCGACCGATTGCAGGCAGCGTTCCGTGCGGCGGGCGGCCACTGGTCAACCTTTGTCATCTGGGCTAAGAATACTTTCACCCTGGGGCGTGCCGACTATCAGCGTCAGTACGAACCGATTCTCTACGGCTGGCCCGAGGGCGCCGATCGTCACTGGTGCGGCGACCGTGACCAGGGCGATGTCTGGCAGATCAAGAAGCCGCAGAAGAACGATCTGCACCCGACCATGAAGCCGGTGGAACTGGTGGAACGGGCGATCCGCAATTCGAGCCGGCCGGGCGACGTGGTGCTGGATCCATTCGGTGGGTCGGGCACCACGATGATCGCGGCGCATAAGTCGGGCCGCAAGGCGCGGCTGATCGAACTTGATCCGAAGTACGTCGATGTGATCGTTCGCCGCTGGCAGGACTATGCCGGGGCGAAGGCCATCAGGCTGTCCGATGGCGTGGCATTCGACGCGCTGTCAGTCGGTGGGGAACTCCGGCAGGAGGTCGCCGCTGGTGATGTCGGCGCAGTAAGTGACGTTGCCGAATTCACCGGGGTCATCGGCGAGGATGACCCCGCCGACTGA
- a CDS encoding DUF3489 domain-containing protein, whose amino-acid sequence MTTTSKLTDTQHQVLTHAADQPDGRLTWFPEGVKGGARQKVIAGLFNKALITSNGGQDWFVAAEGYDALGRPRPTPAAIHPDPEVEAAVSAAEANWAQEKQDAAKRLLKVGVEGKPRTRENSKQATVIQMLQRPEGATISQICAATGWQAHTVRGTFAGAFKKKLGLNLASEKPEGGERIYRIV is encoded by the coding sequence ATGACCACCACAAGCAAACTCACCGACACCCAGCACCAAGTTCTGACCCACGCGGCCGATCAACCGGATGGCCGCCTCACCTGGTTCCCCGAAGGGGTCAAGGGCGGGGCCCGGCAAAAAGTCATCGCCGGCTTGTTCAACAAAGCCTTGATCACCAGCAACGGTGGCCAGGACTGGTTTGTTGCTGCCGAGGGCTACGACGCCCTGGGGCGCCCACGACCGACGCCGGCGGCCATTCACCCCGACCCGGAGGTTGAGGCCGCCGTGTCGGCGGCTGAGGCCAACTGGGCGCAAGAAAAGCAGGACGCGGCAAAACGCCTGCTCAAGGTCGGCGTCGAGGGCAAACCCCGCACCCGCGAGAACAGCAAGCAGGCCACGGTGATCCAGATGTTGCAGCGTCCCGAGGGCGCCACCATCAGCCAGATCTGCGCGGCCACCGGCTGGCAGGCCCACACAGTACGCGGCACCTTTGCCGGTGCCTTCAAGAAAAAACTCGGGCTCAACCTTGCCTCCGAGAAGCCCGAAGGCGGCGAGCGCATCTACCGGATCGTCTGA
- a CDS encoding phage terminase large subunit family protein, with the protein MEQEEYEGALDIERAWREGLVPDPLLSVSEWSDRHRMLSSKASSEPGRWRTSRTPYLKAIMDCLSPTSPVERVVFMKAAQLGATEMGSNWIGYVIHHAPGPMMAVWPTVEMAKRNSKQRIDPLIDESSILRELIAPARSRDSGNTILAKEFRGGVLVMTGANSAVGLRSMPVRYLFLDEVDGYPIDVDGEGNAVALAEARTRTFSRRKIFIVSTPTIAGVSTIEREYEASDQRRYFVPCPHCGHRQWLRFEQLRWERGEDGNFPDTAAYVCESCEVPIPEHHKTWMLEHGEWRAMAEGASRTAGFHLSSLYSPIGWRSWKEVAAAWESAISKEAGSAAAIKTFKNTELGETWVEEGEAPDWQRLLERREDYRIGTIPVGGLLLTGGADVQKDRIEVSIWAFGRGKESWLVEHRVLMGDTARDEVWKALASVLRETWTHETGCQLGLGRLALDTGFATQEAYAFVRGARDPRLMAVKGVARGAALVGTPTAVDATSGGKKLRRGIKVFSVAGGIAKLEFYNNLRKSPEVAEDGLKIRYPAGFVHLPKVDAEFLQQLCAEQLITRRDRNGFAIREWQKMRERNEALDCYVYARAAAAASGLDRFEDRHWRELEKQLGIVTTDPPESSDVPDVEATHSGGLAVSGVRKPGRQLIRSRWLT; encoded by the coding sequence ATGGAACAGGAAGAGTACGAAGGCGCCCTCGATATCGAGCGTGCCTGGCGGGAGGGGCTTGTCCCGGATCCGCTGCTGTCGGTATCCGAATGGTCGGACCGGCATCGCATGCTGTCCTCCAAGGCATCGTCAGAACCGGGCCGCTGGCGCACCAGCCGCACGCCGTATCTGAAGGCCATCATGGATTGCCTGTCGCCGACCTCGCCGGTCGAGCGCGTCGTGTTCATGAAAGCGGCCCAGCTGGGTGCGACCGAGATGGGCAGCAACTGGATCGGCTACGTGATTCATCACGCCCCGGGTCCAATGATGGCGGTCTGGCCGACCGTGGAAATGGCCAAGCGCAACTCGAAGCAGCGGATCGATCCGCTGATCGATGAATCGTCGATCCTGCGTGAATTGATCGCGCCAGCCAGGAGTCGCGACTCGGGCAACACGATTCTGGCGAAGGAGTTTCGCGGGGGCGTCCTGGTGATGACCGGAGCGAACAGCGCGGTGGGTTTGCGCTCGATGCCGGTGCGTTACTTGTTCCTCGACGAGGTCGACGGTTATCCCATCGACGTCGATGGCGAGGGCAATGCGGTGGCGCTGGCCGAGGCCCGTACCCGGACATTTTCTCGGCGCAAGATTTTCATCGTATCGACACCGACGATTGCCGGTGTCAGCACCATCGAGCGGGAATACGAGGCATCGGACCAGCGCCGCTACTTCGTGCCGTGTCCGCACTGTGGGCACCGGCAATGGCTGCGCTTCGAGCAACTACGCTGGGAGCGTGGTGAGGATGGCAACTTCCCGGATACCGCTGCCTATGTGTGCGAATCCTGTGAGGTGCCGATCCCTGAGCACCACAAGACCTGGATGCTGGAGCACGGCGAGTGGCGGGCCATGGCTGAAGGAGCCAGTCGTACTGCAGGGTTCCACCTGTCAAGTTTGTACAGCCCGATTGGTTGGCGCAGTTGGAAAGAGGTCGCGGCAGCCTGGGAGAGTGCCATCAGTAAGGAGGCCGGATCCGCTGCCGCGATCAAGACGTTCAAGAACACCGAACTCGGGGAAACCTGGGTCGAGGAAGGCGAAGCGCCCGACTGGCAGCGCTTGCTGGAACGCCGCGAGGACTACCGGATCGGGACCATCCCGGTCGGTGGCCTGCTGCTGACCGGCGGTGCCGACGTCCAGAAGGATCGCATCGAAGTCTCGATATGGGCCTTCGGCAGAGGCAAGGAGTCCTGGCTGGTCGAGCATCGCGTTTTGATGGGTGACACCGCCCGCGACGAGGTGTGGAAAGCACTGGCCAGCGTGCTGCGGGAAACTTGGACGCATGAAACCGGCTGCCAGCTTGGACTGGGTCGTCTGGCACTGGATACCGGCTTCGCGACGCAGGAAGCCTATGCGTTTGTCCGGGGTGCGCGCGACCCGCGTCTGATGGCCGTCAAGGGTGTAGCCCGGGGCGCTGCCCTGGTCGGCACGCCGACCGCTGTCGATGCCACGTCTGGCGGTAAGAAACTGCGCCGGGGTATCAAGGTGTTCTCGGTGGCCGGCGGCATCGCCAAGCTGGAGTTCTACAACAACCTCCGAAAATCGCCGGAGGTGGCCGAGGACGGTCTGAAGATCCGCTACCCGGCTGGCTTTGTTCATCTGCCCAAGGTGGATGCCGAGTTCCTGCAGCAACTGTGCGCCGAGCAGTTGATTACCCGGCGCGACCGGAACGGCTTCGCCATCCGCGAGTGGCAAAAGATGCGCGAGCGCAACGAGGCACTGGACTGTTACGTCTATGCCCGGGCCGCTGCCGCAGCCTCCGGCCTCGATCGCTTCGAGGATCGCCACTGGCGAGAACTGGAAAAGCAACTCGGGATCGTTACGACCGATCCCCCTGAATCGTCCGATGTACCCGATGTCGAGGCCACCCATAGCGGTGGCCTCGCTGTTTCTGGCGTCCGCAAACCCGGCCGTCAATTGATCCGCAGCCGCTGGCTGACATAA
- a CDS encoding phage portal protein: MGWIKRISRRMFGGNPLHEAAGAGRRSFAWLPSNPGAVAAMTATQTELRTKSRDLVRRNAWANAALESYVANAIGTGIKPQSLVADPTIRERIQALWRDWTLDADAAGLTDFYGLQALACRAMLEGGEALIRIRYRRKEDGLAVALQLQVLEPEHLPVTLNTTAENGNVIRAGIEFDRLGRRVAYHLYRTHPEDGALAPMSGNGGMETARIDASEILHLFRPLRPGQIRGEPWLARALVKLNELDQYDDAELVRKKTAAMFAGFITRLAPEDNLMGEGSADPNGVALAGLEPGTLQILEPGEDVKFSQPADVGASYAEFLRMQFRAVAAAMGVTYEQLTGDLTQVNYSSIRAGLLEFRRRCEALQHGVIVHQLCRPIWQVFIEQAVLEGALSLPGYARGGQAQRRAYLAVKWIPQGWQWVDPQKEFNAMLTAMRAGLLSRSEAISSFGYDAEDVDREIAADNARADALGLVFESDPRHDLGTAQAVPVSPDNPENP; encoded by the coding sequence ATGGGCTGGATAAAACGCATCTCGCGCCGCATGTTCGGCGGTAACCCGCTGCACGAGGCCGCTGGTGCCGGTCGGCGTTCGTTTGCCTGGCTGCCGAGCAATCCGGGTGCCGTCGCGGCAATGACCGCAACCCAGACGGAACTGCGCACCAAGAGCCGTGACCTGGTCAGGAGAAATGCCTGGGCCAATGCCGCTCTGGAATCCTATGTCGCCAATGCCATCGGCACCGGCATCAAGCCGCAGTCGCTGGTCGCGGACCCGACGATCCGTGAGCGGATCCAGGCCTTGTGGCGCGACTGGACCCTGGATGCCGATGCGGCGGGCCTGACCGACTTCTATGGTCTGCAGGCGCTGGCCTGCCGGGCCATGCTCGAAGGTGGCGAAGCGCTGATCCGCATCCGCTACCGCCGCAAGGAGGATGGTCTGGCCGTAGCGCTGCAATTGCAGGTGCTGGAGCCCGAGCATCTGCCGGTGACCCTCAACACCACGGCGGAGAATGGCAACGTGATCCGCGCCGGCATCGAGTTCGATCGCCTCGGTCGGCGCGTGGCCTACCACCTCTATCGCACCCATCCCGAGGATGGTGCCCTGGCCCCGATGTCCGGCAATGGCGGCATGGAAACCGCGCGAATCGATGCCAGCGAAATCCTGCATCTATTCCGCCCGTTGCGCCCGGGCCAGATCCGGGGCGAACCGTGGCTCGCGCGTGCCCTGGTCAAGCTCAACGAACTCGACCAGTACGACGATGCCGAACTGGTGCGCAAGAAAACCGCCGCCATGTTTGCCGGCTTCATCACCCGCCTGGCCCCCGAAGACAACCTGATGGGCGAAGGCTCGGCCGATCCCAACGGGGTGGCGCTGGCTGGGCTGGAACCGGGCACCTTGCAGATCCTGGAACCCGGTGAGGACGTGAAATTCTCGCAGCCGGCCGATGTCGGCGCGAGCTATGCCGAGTTCCTGCGCATGCAGTTCCGGGCGGTCGCTGCCGCCATGGGGGTGACCTACGAGCAACTGACCGGGGATCTTACCCAGGTCAATTACTCCTCGATCCGTGCCGGGCTCCTCGAATTCCGCCGCCGCTGCGAAGCGCTCCAGCATGGCGTGATCGTCCATCAGTTGTGCCGGCCGATTTGGCAGGTCTTCATTGAACAGGCCGTGCTCGAAGGGGCGCTGTCGCTGCCGGGCTATGCCCGTGGCGGCCAGGCCCAGCGGCGCGCCTACCTGGCCGTGAAGTGGATTCCCCAGGGCTGGCAGTGGGTGGATCCGCAGAAGGAGTTCAACGCCATGCTCACGGCGATGCGCGCCGGCCTGTTGTCGCGCTCCGAGGCGATCTCGTCCTTTGGATACGACGCCGAGGATGTCGATCGAGAAATCGCGGCCGACAACGCCCGGGCGGATGCCCTCGGCCTCGTGTTCGAGTCCGATCCGCGCCATGACCTGGGGACTGCGCAAGCGGTCCCTGTCTCTCCCGACAACCCGGAGAACCCCTGA